In Streptococcus oralis, a single window of DNA contains:
- the nusA gene encoding transcription termination factor NusA, which produces MSKEMLEAFRILEEDKGIKKEDIIDAVVESLRSAYRRRYGQSDSVAIDFNEKTGDFTVYTVREVVDEVFDSRLEISLKDALAINSAYELGDKIKFEEAPAEFGRVAAQSAKQTIMEKMRKQTRAITYNTYKEHEQEIMSGTVERFDNRFIYVNLGSIEAQLSKQDQIPGEVFASHDRIEVYVYKVEDNPRGVNVFVSRSHPEMIKRLMEQEIPEVYDGTVEIMSVAREAGDRTKVAVRSHNPNVDAIGTIVGRGGANIKKITSKFHPARYDAKSDRMIPVEENIDVIEWVADPAEFIYNAIAPAEVDQVIFDENDSKRALVVVPDNKLSLAIGRRGQNVRLAAHLTGYRIDIKSASEFEAMEEAGQVDYAVADELIEE; this is translated from the coding sequence ATGAGTAAAGAAATGCTAGAGGCCTTCCGCATTTTGGAAGAAGACAAGGGAATCAAAAAAGAAGACATCATCGACGCAGTAGTAGAGTCGCTTCGTTCCGCCTATCGCAGACGTTATGGTCAGTCTGATAGCGTAGCCATCGACTTCAACGAAAAAACAGGTGACTTTACAGTTTATACTGTCCGTGAAGTTGTAGATGAAGTATTTGATAGCCGTTTGGAAATTAGCTTGAAAGATGCCCTTGCCATTAATTCAGCCTATGAACTTGGTGACAAAATCAAGTTTGAAGAAGCGCCAGCTGAGTTTGGTCGTGTAGCAGCCCAATCTGCTAAACAAACCATCATGGAAAAAATGCGCAAGCAAACACGTGCTATCACTTACAATACTTATAAAGAACATGAACAAGAAATCATGTCTGGTACAGTAGAACGTTTTGACAACCGCTTTATCTATGTCAACCTTGGCAGCATCGAAGCCCAATTGTCAAAACAAGACCAAATCCCTGGAGAAGTCTTTGCTTCCCACGACCGTATCGAAGTCTACGTTTACAAGGTTGAAGACAACCCTCGTGGTGTCAACGTATTTGTTAGCCGTAGCCATCCTGAAATGATCAAACGCTTGATGGAGCAAGAAATTCCAGAAGTTTACGATGGAACTGTCGAAATCATGAGCGTAGCCCGTGAAGCTGGTGATCGTACGAAAGTTGCCGTTCGTAGCCACAATCCAAACGTGGACGCTATCGGGACAATCGTTGGACGTGGTGGTGCCAATATCAAGAAAATCACCAGCAAATTCCACCCAGCTCGCTACGATGCCAAGAGCGATCGCATGATTCCTGTAGAAGAAAACATTGACGTTATCGAGTGGGTAGCGGATCCAGCTGAATTTATTTACAATGCCATTGCTCCTGCTGAAGTTGACCAAGTTATCTTTGATGAAAATGACAGCAAGCGTGCCTTGGTCGTTGTACCTGATAACAAGCTTTCTCTTGCCATCGGTCGTCGTGGACAAAACGTTCGCTTGGCAGCTCACTTGACGGGTTACCGTATTGATATCAAGTCTGCCAGTGAGTTTGAAGCTATGGAAGAAGCAGGTCAAGTTGATTACGCAGTTGCGGATGAATTGATCGAAGAATAA
- the rimP gene encoding ribosome maturation factor RimP has product MDAIATIVELVREVVEPVIQAPFELVDIEYGKIGSDMILSIFVDKPEGITLNDTADLTEIISPVLDTIKPDPFPEQYFLEITSPGLERPLKTKDAIAGAVGKYIHVGLYQAIDKQKVFEGTLVSFEEDELTMEYMDKTRKKTVQIPYSLVSKARLAVKL; this is encoded by the coding sequence GTGGACGCAATCGCAACAATCGTAGAATTAGTCAGAGAAGTTGTAGAACCTGTCATCCAAGCACCTTTCGAGCTCGTGGATATCGAGTATGGAAAGATTGGCAGTGACATGATTCTCAGTATTTTTGTAGATAAACCCGAAGGAATTACCTTGAACGATACGGCAGACTTGACAGAAATCATTAGTCCTGTCCTAGATACTATCAAGCCCGATCCCTTCCCAGAACAATATTTCCTAGAAATCACCAGTCCAGGCTTGGAACGTCCTTTGAAAACCAAGGATGCTATCGCTGGAGCAGTTGGGAAATACATCCATGTCGGGCTCTACCAAGCCATTGATAAGCAAAAAGTCTTTGAAGGAACTTTGGTATCCTTTGAAGAAGACGAGTTGACCATGGAATATATGGACAAGACACGTAAGAAAACTGTCCAAATTCCATACAGTTTAGTATCAAAAGCACGTTTAGCAGTAAAACTATAG
- the trmB gene encoding tRNA (guanosine(46)-N7)-methyltransferase TrmB, translating to MRVRNRKGATELLEANPQYVVLNPLEAKGKWRDLFGNDHPIHVEVGSGKGAFVSGMAKQNPDINYIGIDIQKSVLSYALDKVLEVGVPNIKLLWVDGSDLTDYFEDGEIDRLYLNFSDPWPKKRHEKRRLTYKSFLDTFKRILPENGEIHFKTDNRGLFEYSLVSFSQYGMKLNGVWLDLHASDFEGNVMTEYEQKFSSKGQVIYRVEAEF from the coding sequence ATGAGAGTTAGAAATCGTAAAGGGGCGACAGAATTACTAGAGGCCAATCCTCAGTATGTGGTCCTCAATCCCTTGGAAGCTAAAGGGAAATGGCGAGACTTGTTTGGAAATGATCATCCTATTCATGTAGAGGTTGGAAGTGGGAAAGGGGCCTTCGTATCTGGAATGGCCAAGCAAAATCCTGACATCAACTATATCGGGATTGATATCCAAAAGTCGGTATTGAGTTATGCCTTGGATAAGGTATTAGAAGTTGGAGTGCCCAACATCAAGTTGCTGTGGGTAGATGGTTCAGATTTGACAGACTACTTTGAAGACGGTGAGATTGATCGTCTCTACCTAAACTTTTCAGATCCCTGGCCTAAAAAACGCCATGAAAAACGTCGTTTGACTTACAAGAGTTTCTTGGATACCTTCAAGCGCATCTTGCCTGAGAATGGGGAAATCCATTTCAAGACAGACAATCGTGGCTTGTTTGAGTACAGCTTGGTAAGCTTTTCTCAGTATGGGATGAAACTCAATGGGGTTTGGTTGGACTTGCATGCCAGTGATTTTGAAGGCAATGTCATGACGGAATATGAGCAAAAATTCTCCAGCAAAGGTCAAGTGATCTACCGAGTTGAAGCAGAATTTTAA
- the ccrZ gene encoding cell cycle regulator CcrZ codes for MDLGDNELTLTPIPGKSGKAYMGSYPDGKRVFVKMNTSPILPGLAREQIAPQLLWTRRLADGRDMCAQEWLTGKILTPYDMNRKQIINILNRLHRSRPLMKQLSRLGYTMETPVDLLRSWQQGVPEILKQNHYLNSVIAELGKTVPGFREDHATIVHGDLRHSNWIETESGLVYLVDWDSVRLTDRMFDVAHLLCHYIPDHQWRQWLRDYGYKYNQTVLDKLYWYGQYSYLNQIAKYCENQDLDNVNREIYALRVFRDKYGKKR; via the coding sequence ATGGACTTGGGTGATAATGAGCTAACGCTGACCCCGATACCAGGGAAGAGCGGTAAGGCTTATATGGGAAGCTACCCTGATGGGAAGCGCGTCTTTGTAAAAATGAACACCTCTCCAATCCTACCTGGCCTTGCCAGAGAACAAATCGCTCCTCAATTACTATGGACTCGTCGTTTAGCGGATGGTCGTGATATGTGTGCTCAGGAATGGCTGACGGGCAAAATCTTGACCCCTTACGATATGAATCGCAAGCAGATTATCAATATCTTGAACCGCCTTCACCGCTCGCGTCCCTTGATGAAGCAGTTGAGCCGTTTGGGATATACCATGGAAACACCAGTTGATTTGCTACGTTCTTGGCAGCAAGGAGTTCCAGAAATCTTGAAGCAGAACCACTATTTGAACAGTGTGATTGCTGAGCTAGGTAAGACGGTTCCAGGTTTTAGGGAAGACCATGCAACGATTGTGCATGGGGATCTTCGTCATAGTAATTGGATTGAGACTGAGAGTGGACTTGTTTATCTAGTGGATTGGGATTCGGTTCGCCTGACGGATCGTATGTTTGATGTGGCGCATTTGCTATGCCACTACATTCCAGATCATCAGTGGCGTCAATGGTTGAGAGACTACGGCTATAAGTACAATCAGACAGTGTTAGATAAATTGTATTGGTATGGTCAGTATTCTTACTTGAACCAGATTGCCAAATACTGTGAAAATCAAGATTTAGACAATGTAAACCGGGAGATTTATGCCTTGCGTGTCTTCCGTGACAAGTATGGAAAGAAGAGATGA
- a CDS encoding CPBP family intramembrane glutamic endopeptidase — protein MEFFDKFHAFCFGFLVLLIVITVPYTINHRDFFQNESALIIVSLLVTALSVAYARKFEMISFGMLSKKELLLFIVIFLLSILETLVYIHFFAVSSGAGVQHLSEVSRGISLSLILTSSVFGPIQEELIFRGLLQGAVFDNSWLGLVLTSSLFSFMHGPSNVPSFIFYLLGGLLLGFAYKKSQNLWVSTLVHMFYNAWPLLYYL, from the coding sequence ATGGAGTTTTTTGATAAATTTCATGCCTTTTGTTTTGGATTTTTAGTACTACTAATCGTCATTACAGTTCCTTATACGATTAACCATAGGGATTTTTTTCAAAATGAATCTGCATTGATTATTGTAAGTCTTCTTGTAACCGCGCTGAGTGTTGCTTATGCTAGAAAGTTTGAAATGATTTCTTTTGGGATGTTAAGCAAGAAAGAACTTTTGCTTTTCATTGTAATCTTTCTTCTAAGTATACTTGAGACACTGGTTTATATTCATTTCTTCGCTGTTTCTTCTGGCGCAGGAGTTCAACACTTGTCGGAAGTTAGCAGAGGAATTTCTCTGTCTTTGATTTTGACTTCCTCAGTTTTTGGACCCATCCAGGAGGAACTTATTTTCAGAGGACTTCTTCAAGGTGCCGTTTTTGACAATTCTTGGTTAGGGCTTGTGCTAACTTCCTCTCTCTTTTCTTTCATGCATGGACCTTCTAATGTCCCTTCGTTTATTTTTTATCTACTTGGGGGCTTGTTGCTGGGCTTTGCTTATAAAAAGAGCCAAAACTTATGGGTTTCTACTTTAGTTCATATGTTTTACAATGCTTGGCCACTCTTATATTATTTATAA
- a CDS encoding CPBP family intramembrane glutamic endopeptidase — MVIFNKCHALFLGFLVFAIVGAAGYSVNQGDYFQHQYTFIMIKSLLLFLSFGYAKWFDMISLGMLSRKQLLLFIGIFLFTVLVSISYHAFFSVVSGASVQHLEEASRGLSLSFIVSATVLAPIQEELMFRGLLQGAVFENSWLGLVLTSSLFSFIHEPYDIPSFFYYLLGGLLLGFAYKKSQNLWVSTLVHMFYNSLPLLTYI, encoded by the coding sequence ATGGTCATTTTCAATAAATGTCATGCCTTGTTTTTGGGATTTTTAGTCTTTGCAATCGTTGGTGCAGCGGGATATTCCGTCAATCAAGGAGATTATTTTCAACACCAGTACACATTCATTATGATAAAGAGTCTCTTGCTTTTCCTTAGTTTTGGCTATGCGAAATGGTTTGATATGATTTCTTTGGGGATGTTAAGCAGGAAACAACTCTTGCTGTTCATTGGAATCTTTCTTTTCACTGTGCTGGTAAGTATTAGCTATCATGCTTTTTTCTCAGTTGTTTCTGGTGCTTCGGTTCAACATCTTGAGGAAGCTAGTAGAGGACTTTCGCTTTCCTTTATTGTTAGTGCCACAGTTTTAGCACCAATCCAGGAGGAACTCATGTTCAGAGGACTTCTTCAGGGGGCTGTATTTGAAAATTCTTGGCTGGGGCTTGTGCTGACATCCTCTCTCTTTTCTTTCATACATGAACCTTATGATATTCCTTCGTTTTTCTATTATTTACTCGGGGGCTTGTTACTGGGCTTTGCTTATAAAAAGAGTCAAAACCTATGGGTCTCCACTTTAGTTCATATGTTTTACAACAGTTTGCCACTCTTAACTTATATTTAA
- the blpZ gene encoding immunity protein BlpZ, whose protein sequence is MYKHLFFLDSKKIDWLTPYILDLASDTIAFNVFVLTFVSVVVFYFLNPMLSLMAIFLGGGYVVVFWILKWFVLERLELKDDV, encoded by the coding sequence ATGTATAAACATTTATTTTTCCTAGATTCAAAAAAAATAGATTGGTTGACGCCCTATATTCTAGACTTGGCTTCTGACACCATTGCCTTTAATGTTTTTGTGCTAACCTTTGTATCTGTTGTGGTCTTTTATTTCCTAAATCCCATGCTATCTTTAATGGCTATCTTCTTAGGGGGTGGTTATGTGGTCGTATTTTGGATACTCAAATGGTTTGTTTTGGAAAGGCTAGAGCTTAAGGATGACGTGTAG
- a CDS encoding CPBP family intramembrane glutamic endopeptidase: MKKHSILFKTSAILSYLFLFFGLFWTTQFWSNYWEFSSWVGNLIWIRNIISLLFIGLMIWILVRSGHAYLFRIPRKKWLSYSVLTVLAAIVLICFNYLTAKHVQGTNEGWNLFIAYSETNFAEFGVYLTLIVLGPLMEELVCRGLLQHAFFKNSRWGLDLLFPSFLFALPHFSSLPSLADIFVYTAVGCLFAWLTRYTKSIYPSYSIHIVNNIIANLPFLLTFLHRVLG; encoded by the coding sequence ATGAAAAAACACTCTATTCTTTTTAAAACGAGTGCCATTCTTTCTTATTTGTTTCTGTTTTTCGGATTGTTTTGGACAACCCAATTTTGGAGCAATTATTGGGAGTTCTCGTCTTGGGTAGGAAATCTTATCTGGATTCGAAACATCATCAGCCTTCTCTTTATCGGCCTGATGATTTGGATTTTAGTCAGGTCGGGTCATGCTTATCTCTTTCGTATTCCTAGGAAAAAGTGGTTGAGCTATTCTGTTCTGACGGTGTTAGCAGCCATTGTGCTTATCTGCTTTAACTATCTGACAGCTAAACACGTTCAGGGAACTAATGAAGGGTGGAATTTGTTTATTGCCTATAGTGAGACAAATTTTGCGGAGTTTGGTGTTTACCTAACCTTAATCGTACTAGGACCTCTGATGGAAGAATTGGTATGTAGGGGACTGCTTCAACATGCCTTCTTTAAGAATTCGAGGTGGGGACTGGATCTTCTCTTTCCGTCATTCTTATTTGCCTTGCCCCACTTTTCTAGCTTGCCAAGTCTCGCGGATATTTTTGTCTATACGGCAGTGGGCTGTCTATTTGCCTGGCTGACACGTTATACGAAGAGTATCTATCCCTCTTATTCGATTCATATTGTTAATAATATCATCGCAAACCTACCATTTTTACTCACTTTTCTACATAGGGTCTTGGGGTAA